The nucleotide window GGGGCCGTCGATCACGCGGACGTTCTCCCCCTCCGTGAAGGTGATCTTCGGCTTGGGCTTCAGGCGCCCCTCGACCATCTGGGACTTGATGTTCTCGACGTCAGCCTCGGGGATGGGGGCCGGGTGCTGGCCGCCGACGAACCCGGTGACCTTCGGGGTGTGCCGCACGAGGTGCCAGGTTTCCTCGTCGAGATCCATGTTGACGAGAAGGTATCCGGGGAAGAAGGACCGCGTCCCGGTCTTCTTCTTCCCGTTTTTCATCTCC belongs to Deltaproteobacteria bacterium and includes:
- the nusG gene encoding transcription termination/antitermination protein NusG — its product is MTKQWFVVHTYSGYEKKVRESLLNRIVTEGMQERFGDVLIPAETVVEMKNGKKKTGTRSFFPGYLLVNMDLDEETWHLVRHTPKVTGFVGGQHPAPIPEADVENIKSQMVEGRLKPKPKITFTEGENVRVIDGPFATFTGVVDSIKPDKGKVTVLVSIFGRATPVELDFTQVEKA